A genomic region of Melopsittacus undulatus isolate bMelUnd1 chromosome 5, bMelUnd1.mat.Z, whole genome shotgun sequence contains the following coding sequences:
- the PGRMC2 gene encoding membrane-associated progesterone receptor component 2, whose amino-acid sequence MADHGDGRLRTEGSSGGGGPGGPPASAGALVVGAEMLLALVLLALVLLAAYRLYLRWGTRSGLGGAAREGQAAALPRMKRRDFSLEQLREFNGADNPRILLAVNGKVFDVTKGSKFYGPDGPYGIFAGRDASRGLATFRLDKDALRDEYDDLSDLNAVQMESVREWEMQFKEKYDYVGRLLKPGEEPSEYTDEEDTKDHTKQE is encoded by the exons ATGGCGgaccatggggatgggaggcTAAGGACTGAGGGGAGCAGCGGCGGCGGGGGTCCGGGGGGGCCGCCGGCCAGCGCGGGGGCGCTGGTGGTGGGCGCTGAGATGCTGCTGGCGCTGGTGTTACTGGCGCTGGTGCTGCTGGCGGCCTACCGGCTGTACCTGCGCTGGGGGACGCGGAGCGGGCTGGGGGGCGCGGCCCGGGAGGGCCAGGCCGCCGCTCTGCCGCGGATGAAGCGGCGGGATTTCTCTCTAGAGCAGTTGCGCGAGTTCAACGGGGCCGACAACCCCCGCATCCTCCTGGCTGTCAACGGCAAGGTCTTCGACGTGACCAAAGGCAGCAAGTTCTACGGGCCCG atggtCCATATGGAATATTTGCTGGTAGAGATGCCTCCAGGGGACTAGCAACTTTCCGTCTAGATAAAGATGCACTCAGAGATGAATATGATGACCTATCGGACTTAAATGCTGTACAGATGGAAAGTGTGAGAGAGTGGGAAATGCAATTTAAAG aaaaatacgACTACGTTGGTAGACTCCTAAAACCAGGGGAAGAACCATCAGAATACACAGATGAGGAAGATACCAAGGATCACACTAAACAGGAATGA